In Cicer arietinum cultivar CDC Frontier isolate Library 1 chromosome 7, Cicar.CDCFrontier_v2.0, whole genome shotgun sequence, the genomic window TATGTTTATTTTGGTGAAATCAAAACTTTAtggttttaattatttatgaattttgatATTGATCTTATGTTTTACATCTCATGATTCTGTAATATTATGGATGTTAAGTTTGAAGATGAAAATTGATcttatttgatgattttttatgcAGGTTGGGAACTACATTTGCGAGTCAACAATTCAACATGTTCCTTCTTAGAAGGCAAACTCAGAATCAGCAGGAGAATGGTTCCTCACATTATGATGCTAAGGTAAAACACTCTTTTGCAAAGTCACGGTTGCTCGTCGTGATTTTGCCAATCCCACCATGAAACCAAATCATACACTGAGTTAGTTATGGCTATGTCTATGAATACTTAGAAATATGAAAATAGTGTGACACAAATGTCGAATAATCGGGTCCTTATATAGCATACATGGTCAAGAGTTTGATCTCAGACTCGTGTGTAGGNNNNNNNNNNNGGGAAGAACATCTATTAGGATAGGTTAGTTTGTTTAATAGATCTTAGTATCTCCAGAGATTAATACTAGACTTCTGGCTGAGAGATACTCGGGTTCACCAAAAAACTCAGAAATCACATATCAAATAGccgttgattttgatttttgattgcACTAGATCTTCTCTCAATGGCATCCTGTAATGATAATAAGGAAAACTTATGCTTTCTTTATGTGAAAACACATTCACAGAATGCTACCTTTTATATGCACTAAGTGTACCGGATCTATGAACAGGTGGCTGAACTAAGAGCTGCTATTGGGCCCTTATCTGGGCGTCGATTGAAGTATTGCACAGATGCATGTCTAAGGAGATATTTAGAAGCACGAAACTGGAATGTTGATAAAGCCAAGAAAATGCTGGAGGAAACACTCAAGTGGAGGTCTACATATAAGCCTGAGGAAATCCGTTGGGTTAGTTTGATTTATCTGGCTCTAGCCTTCACATGCTCAATTGATGATGCCGAATCTTTTGTATCTTAAACATGTTATAATTGTAACATTGATCCATGTTATAAAACGATTTGACAAATTGATGAAGTACAAAGTCTTTTGGAGTTCTGATATTTATCTTCTAGTGTCAAACTTGTGTTGACCTTACTTAATGGTTGGTTTGTTGGTTTATTCCTTCTcttggcaaacacaattcattTATTTGTATGTCTCTtctatattttcaatttaatttataatctGCAGCAAGATACTTCTTTGTATTCTATACTATGAACATATCTAGTTTTTTCTTGGAGAAATATAattcttaaattataaatcaatagTATTCAGATTACTCAAATGTAAGGTCAATAACATGCATCTAAGTTACTGTCAAAATTAAGTTGCTGTCATTGTTGAGTTAGAGTTCTAAAATTGATTAAGATCATATGTTAGCTTCAGAAGACATTTAGTTCCAAAATGATGATATGTTACCTTCTGCACGAGTTTTAATATCTGCATAGCGTGCTAGGACCAAATGAAGTCATCATCAAGTGATAGACTATTTATGCATATTTCTCTTTCATGCATCATAAAACCCatatttacaaattacaattGAATGGTTTCCTACATACAGGCTGAAGTAGCACATGAGGGTGAGACAGGCAAAGTTTCCAGAGCTGACTTTCATGATAGACTCGGGAGGCCAGTTCTTATTATGAGACCAGGGATGCAGGTTTGAACTAAGatgtattttcattattattaaggCTATACATAGTTAAGAAGAAGGCTTCTCTGTCCATAACAGGTTAACTTACTCTGTTTAATCCGTTTCCTTCTGTCAGAACACACCATCACCAGAAAATAATATCAAGCATTTAGTCTATCTGTTGGAAAATGCTGTACTTAATCTTTCCGAAGGTCAAGAACAAATGTCATGGTTGATAGATTTCACAGGATTTTCATTTAGCACAAACATTGCTATTAAAACTGCTCGTGATATTATTCACATTTTACAAAACCACTATCCAGAAAGGCTTGCTATAGCTTTTCTGTACAATCCACCAAGAATATTTCAGGCTTTCTGGAAGGTTTGTTCTCCTTCCCTTCAAGTATATTTGTTCTGCCTCGTTGTTGCATGCCTTTATATAGTTAGTTTTTCTAATCTTTAGATGGTTGGTCACATTGCATGGTTGTGGTTTCtctcatttatattttacttttacaaGATTAAACAATACTTGGCTAATAATTGTTTTGTAAGTGTTTTTTTGCTTTATTTCACCAATAACTTCTAGAACATTTCATAGTTATTGAAAATCAAATCATATTATTTCGCTTTCCACACATTAAACTCGATTAGAATTTTCAagtatatgtaattatttttgaaagtcAGTCCTGAGGTGATTTTCCAATGGTTCCCTCCCACAGGTCCCAATTTTATGTCCTACTGAGTTCTACGTGGAATTTGGTCAACTTCTTATGCTTATGATTTGAGGTTGAATTATGAGTTtttaacagttacctcttccaTTTTAATAGGCTGTAAAATACTTCCTGGATCCCAAGACAGCCCAAAAGGTAAAGTTTGTTTACCCTAACAAGAATGACAGTGTGGAGCTGATGAAATCACTTTTTGACATAGATAACCTTCCAAGTGAATTTGGGGGGAAAGCTACTTTACAGTACGACCATGAAGAGTTCTCACGGTTGATGACTGAGGATGACGTGAAAACTGCCAAGTTCTGGGGTCTTGATGATGATAAGCCCTTCACCACTAAGA contains:
- the LOC101513739 gene encoding uncharacterized protein; translated protein: MFLLRRQTQNQQENGSSHYDAKVAELRAAIGPLSGRRLKYCTDACLRRYLEARNWNVDKAKKMLEETLKWRSTYKPEEIRWAEVAHEGETGKVSRADFHDRLGRPVLIMRPGMQNTPSPENNIKHLVYLLENAVLNLSEGQEQMSWLIDFTGFSFSTNIAIKTARDIIHILQNHYPERLAIAFLYNPPRIFQAFWKAVKYFLDPKTAQKVKFVYPNKNDSVELMKSLFDIDNLPSEFGGKATLQYDHEEFSRLMTEDDVKTAKFWGLDDDKPFTTKNGHSGAEVAPEPVAS